A region of the Babylonia areolata isolate BAREFJ2019XMU chromosome 10, ASM4173473v1, whole genome shotgun sequence genome:
TCACCTATACCTGCatgatccccccacaccccacatacacccccctcccccccaaaaaaaaagaaatcctttgCAAAAGTATAGCAGCAGAATCTGAAGTGCTTGGAGCAGATAGTcaacacagatggacagataaaTATCAATATGCTCATATGGTTCCAGCAGTGGGCATTAAAATATCTTTCACCTATACCTGCATTATTCCCCCACTCCcaacatccaccccccacaccacccgtccaaaaaaaaaacaaaactacaaagaAATCCTttgcagaagaagagcaacagaaTCTGCAGAAACAGTGTCTTCAGAATCTTATGCCAGTGGGCCAGACAGTGGCACAACTGGTAGTCGTTCTGAAGTTACTGTGGCACCACTACGAATGAGTCAATCCACTGACCagggacacactcacagacatggtgcTCCCCTCACAGCTCACTATTTGTAACAGTGCACTGCcaaccttcttttttcttctgtcccacatatgtatttgtttcactaacaAACATTCAGAGTGGATTTTATTCTGCATGCTCTTGCcaaggacaacacttctgttgccaagatttcttttatgtgtgctaattTTATTCTGCATACTCGTGCCAAGGACAACACTTCTGGTGCCAagatttcttttatgtgtgctaattTTATTCTGCATACTCGTGCtaaggacaacacttctgttgccaagATTTGcacacatctacaacaacaacaaaaatctgtacTGAACAGAAGAACATTGACAAAATATGGAGGACAACAGTGTCTTCAGAATCTTATGCCAGCTGGCCAGACAGCAGCAAAACTGGTAGTCGTCCTGAAGTTACTGTGGCACCACTACGAATGAGTCAATCCACTGACCagggacacactcacagacatggtgcTCCACCTCACAGCACGCCATGATGGCAAACCTTCCTACAACTATCCACACATAAATGGCATACCTGGGTAAGAAAAAAGAGATCTAAAACTATAAGAATTGAAGCAGATTGGTTATATATCATGCTTGGTAATATCCCAACAAATGGAGCAGGTTTAGCTGCAATGTTATGGTGTTTTGTCTTGTATcctattgcattgcactgtatagcataacacagcatagcatagcatagccctgcactgtactgtattgtattgtaacaagatttacctgtgtgaaattcaggctgctctccccagggagagcacaatGCTGCAGTGTCTCCAGAATCTTATGCCAGTGGGCCAGACAGCAGCAAAACTGGTAGTCATCCTGAAGTTACTGTGGCACCACTACGAATGAGTCAATCCACTGACCagggacacactcacagacatggtgcTCCGCCTCACAGCTCACTATTTGTAACAGTGCACtgccacccttcttttttcttctgtcccaCATATGTATTTGTTCCACTAACAAACATTCAGAGTGGATTTTATTCTGCATGCTCTTGCcaaggacaacacttctgttgccaagatttcttttatgtgtgctaattTTACTCTGCACACTCGTGCcaaggacaacacttctgttgccaagatttcttttatgtgcgctaattttaagtgcatgctgcacatggacccTGGACTATAATCTCATCTGAGACACAAGAAGTGAATGGATGGAATGAACCATACACATGTGCTAACACTTTCAAGATtcagcaggaaaaaaagaaaaagatttgcacacatttacaaaaaaaaaaaatctgtattgaacagaagaaaaaaaatctgtattgaacagaagaagaacattGACAAAATATGGAGAACAACAGTGTCTTCAGAATCTTATGCCAGTTGGCCAGACAGCAGCAAAACTGGTAGTCGTCCTGAAGTTACTGTGGCACCACAATGAAGGAGTGAATCCACTGACCAAGGACACACTCACAGATATGGTGCTCCACCTCACAGCACGCCATGATAGCAAACCGTCCTACAACTATCCACACATAAATGGCATACCtggttaagaaaaaaagagatctaAAACTACAAGAATTGAAGAAGACTGGCTATTTATCATGCTTGGTGAAATCCCAACAAATGGAGCAGGTTTAGCTGCAATGTTATGGTGTTTTGTCTTGTAtcctattgcactgcattgtatagcataacacagcatagcatagctgcactgcattgcattacattgtattgtattgtattgtattgtattgtattgtattgtattgtcacaagatttatctgtgtgaaattcaggctgctctccccagggagaaaacATTGCTGCAGTGTCTTCAGAATCTTATGCCAGTGGGCCAGACAGTGGCACAACTGGTAGTCGTCCTGAAGTTACTGTGGCACCACTACGAATGAGTGAATCCACTGACCagggacacactcacagacatggtgcTCCCCTCACAGCTCACTATTTGTAACAGTGCACTgccacccttcttttttcctCTGTCCCACATATGTATTGGTTTCACTAACAAACATTCAGAGTGGATTTTATTCTGCATACTCGTGCcaaggacaacacttctgttgccaagatttcttttatgtgcgctaatttTATTCTGCATACTCGTGCCAAGGACAACACTTCTGGTGCCAAGATTTCTTTTATGTACGCTAattttaagtgcatgctggacatggACCCTGGACTATAAACTCATCTGAGACACAAGTGAATGGATGGAATGAACCATACACATGTGCTAACACTTTCAAGATtcagcaggaaaaaaagaaaaagatttgcatacatttacaacaacaacaaaaatctgcatTGAACAAAAGAACACTGACAAAATATGGAGAACAGTGTCTTCAGAATCTTATGCCAGCTGGCCAGACAGCAGCAAAACTGGTAGTCGTCCTGAAGTTACTGTGGCACCACAATGAAGGAGTGAATCCACTGACCagggacacactcacagacatggtgcTCCACCTCAAGCACGCCATGATAGCAAACCGTCCTACAACTATCCACACATAAATGGCATACCTGGGCAAGAAAAAAGAGATCTAAAACTACAAGAATTGAAGAAGACTGGTTATATATTATGCTTGGTGAAATCCCAACAAATGGAGCAGGTTTAGCTGCAATGTTATGGTGGTCTGTCTTGTAtcctattgcactgcattgtatagcataacagcatagcatagcgctgcactgtattgcattacattgtattctactgtattgtattgtattgtattgtattgtcacaagatttatcaggctgctctccccagggagagaacaTTGCTGCAGTGTCTTCAGAATCTTATGCCAGTGGGCCAGACAGTGGCACAACTGGTAGTCGTCCTGAAGTTACTGTGGCACCATAACAAATGAGTGAATCCACTGACCAGGGACATCTCACAGATATTACAGCATGGTGCACAGCAAACAGCCAATCATACATGTCCAACACATACCAAAGAAGAAAGGAACTATGTCCCTATAGTAATACTATAAGCAAATATCAACTTCCGAATAATTGAGCATGGGTCAGTTGCAAGCTTGGAAAGATGTATTTTCATTTcataaaataataaattttatAAACAATAACTaaaaccaaaaaaagcaacaCTGTGCAAACTCAATTCCAAAACAGATCAGCTCACagtcacatgtatacacacaaaaagctTGCGTCCAACCAAACTGTGTGCTCAACTCTTCCAGAGaatcacaaaacaaaaagctGACCAAATTCTTAAAGTTTCAAATTATTCATAACTTATTCCTATGACAGCATTCTAACATGGGACACTACAGATCACAAACAGAGGCAGGTTCTTTTTGTGTGCATCTGGAACTTTTCCCCCCAAGAAAGAAGCCTTCCTTGTTTTGACacccctgcatcccccccccccccttgcccccctccactcccccaacacccccaaaacacacccaacacacacagctcTACACATTCATAAGCTATCTTCAATGAAAGAGCTGAGGTACCTGTGGTTGTTTCTGAGGTGAGGGCTTCTTTCGACCACAGTCATCAGCGTGACGTCTCACAAACCTCTGCAGTTTGATGAAGCTTGCGTTGGTGATTGACTTTGTATCTGTCACACAGAGACGCATTGCCTCAAATTAATACTTCTGTCGTAAGGAACACTTCATATGAAACCAGCATTGCATTACCTCAAAATGATAAGTCACTCATACAGAATACTTCATAAGAAACCACTGTTTTATTGCCTTGAATAATGCACTACTCATACAAAATAATTAATTTGAAACTAGCATTACAATCAAAAGCAtcctgaaaagaaaagcaagtTTTCATCTTAACGAGTTCTGATCTGCAGCATTGTACCAGACCTGAAATTGCTGTCCAACTTTTTAAGTTTTGGACAGTCACACAATGTATTATCCTTGACACagggcgttaaaaaaaaaaaaaaaaaaaaagcataattatacacaacttaaaaagaaaacaaataaaatgccattctcccccccccccccccacccgaaaaaaaaccccaccaaacaaaaaaaaaaaaacccacaaaaaaaccaccaatgtaacacacacataccatggaAGCCTTCAGAAGTAAAGCTGATAATTTAATGAAAAACTGTTAAATGACCACATAACTAAATCTATATATTATATACCTGAAATCTCAAACAACGAACTGAATGGAAAAAGGGTCTGCATCAAAGGCACGATAAAGCACTGATGTTCTGTCATGTTTTAACAAGCCTTGAAAATAATCAGTTGTCAGGacaattacgatgtaataattaattgcaatgtttttaaaagcgaatatgtgaaatgcttttatttcagaacatatatttactactcttgtttaatcaagatATCCGCGTgtctttggggtgggtgggggcgtgggaggggggggggggggcgggggggggggggggggtgtgtgcggtgcgggtgtgtgctgattatctggttgtggttttccgcaattcatctttattcttatcttatctgtctattataatcaatgtgcagtatagtaggctatgtttataattatattcaaataatgtttcttaattctttctgtttttacattaagaatactagttattacctgcagtgtgtggatgtatgtatgaaacgatgtatgtgatattttttacatttgtatcttcgtaatatttgtaggggctgttgttggcttttacagttatggtccccatgttgtttacttgtgataatgcacctgaccaaatttctccagttggagataataaagttattcttatcttatcttaaactgTTCAACTGCCAACTCTCATCTCATCTTTCTTGTCAGTATTCTTGCTTCCATGTAACTCAGCCTATGCTGTATTTCAGCAAGCTTGTTTCATTCTACCATTGTTGAgagcgagggaaaaaaaaaccacatttttCTTGGCCATAGGTTAATCAAAAAATTCAAACAATACATAACTGCAATAGTAATAGTGAAGTCAAACCataataaaatgttttttttaaagtttatcacAACAGCAAATGCAATTATATGATTTAGATTGTGTATTACCTGTGAATCACAAATGTTTTATGGATACAAAGCTACCATGTACTGGGCCTTTCACTGTATCACCATTTGTTTATGGACTGAAAATGTGTGGTGCTGCACCAAAATTTAAATGGAGAATATTTTCAGTGGAACAACTATGCAACTTTGTTAAGTTCACGCATCAGAAGTACTTGTGACCTCCCACAGGCACTGGTCAAATCAAGTGGTAAACCAATGTAAAGAGTGGATAGGTTGTTTCTGTTGCATCCATTATTCACCCCCACAGTCCACAGATATTGGTCAGAGAGGCAAACTTTGAATGCATGCTCACAttatgtacacacagagaggacTATGAGTACAGCTTGCTATGCTACTAATCAGCATAAATTTGATGTCATGTATGTTACTTTCAGTTTAATCCATTTGACCAGGTACTACTTATCCCCTCTTTTCCATCTTTCTCAACAGAAATTAAGTTTTCTATTGCCTCCTTTCCATCTTTCAGTTGTTCtgggaacacattcacacacgcacatatacacacacacagcagacacatttAAACCACACCTGCCGGCTTCTGGACAAAAAATATTGGTGGCTaggtgtgcgagagagagtgggattaGCATGTGTCGAGGAAGAGTCTGACagtgattcacctttttttttttttataagaaagtCAGAACTTTTGCTGGAAACACTTTCAATATTCATGCCCAACCACATTAAGTTTTACTCTTCATAATTAGTAGACCTAACAAAGTAAATCTATTTTGTGCAACATTTTTCAATTTGTTGTCACTGCACTGAGCACTCTTCATCGGATGATGAAACAAAAATAAGTATCTGGACAAAATTCAGTTTCCCACCCAAAAATAGTGATTCTGGAGATATCTTTTAAAATCTGTATATTCACAGATTCTGGAGATATTTCTAAAATCTagaaattcaaagaaaaaaatattaaagtcAAAGTTGAGTTCCTGTCTGATGTTTTGGAGAGGcacagaagcaaaaacaaaacacttgtaGAGCAAATGTGAATGTAACCTACCACaaacactggttcaaatcatgtgGTAAACCAATGCAAGGAGTGGATAGGTTGTTTCTGTAGCATCCATTATTCACCCCCACAGTCCACAGACATAGGCCAGAGAGGCAAACTTTGAATGCatgtttaatacacacacacagatattgttACAGAACCACTGAGTACAGCACTTAAACAGTTTATATACATCTGACACATGTCCCCACAACAAAATAACTGACATAAACCAGTGGGTAATACATCAAAATTTGTAAACCAAAGCTGGTTATATACTCTGAAAACTTTCAGTTCAAATCATATAAATCCGTCTGGCTTCTTAGGCTGCAAAGTGCTAAGACAGAAGAGTATCAAATGAAAAAGaatcaaatacatttttttttaaaaactcaatGAACATTCTTTtttcaaccaaaaacaacaatttATCAGTTTATTACAAGTCATTTTGGAATGTAAGTGGAGGCTGGATGATGATCCAGACAAAGAACTGAAAACAGCTTAGTGCACATTATTTTGCAATACCAAATCAAATAACGAAATATGCATCAACCTGGCCAATAAGTTACTAAAACTCATTTCAACACAGAAGCAACGTACCCAGGACAAACTCTTCATCTGTGGGAGAGACCATGGACTTAGGGTTGATGATTCTGATGGCTTCAAGACGCTCACGCACGCCCAGCTGAGTGTTGATGATGTCGGACAGTGCCATGATGCTCTCTATCTGCTCTCTTTCGTTCAGTGTGCTcctgttacagagagagagagagaatgttgccACAGTGCAAGCTctacattatcttttttttctgtctgcaagtgttttcCTTTTCCTATCAATGCAGATTTTTCTATAGAAATTTGCCAGAAACAAACATTTTGTTgctgcaaagtgcatgctgcacatgggaactttgtctcatccgaatgaaaagcacccagaccacaactcaaagtccagtggagggggagttgAAATCCCTGTGTACATGGGGCTTGAAAAAGTTGAACCTATGGACACCCGCTTCCTGTTAGGCCCAATTCCATTAGTCCACCGCTCATAATAACTGGTGTAATGATTGTAACACACAAAGTTAGAGGCTGTCATTTGCGACAATAAAATTTTCACTGGGTCATTAATTGTGTAGTTTTGTATTTGCATAGCATTTTACTTTAGCAACAGAAGTTCTCTGTGCATGAATGCAGGTTACTCTCACCAGGgacgcacacatccacatacacacacgcataactgAAACACATAATGACATACTCTCTTCatttacataaaaaataaagagcaAAAAACATAGAAAAGCTGAATAAAACTTGCTGAAGTAAAACTGATGTTACCAAATCTATGACACCTCAAGAATAATTATTCTGCATGCCACAGAACCAGAACCCGCAGAACCAAACTCCCCATTTCTTTTTTATACTCTGGGTGAGGGACTAGCTcccacaaaaccaaaaaccaccaGAACCAACACTCACCATTTTTTTCACTCTGGATCAGGGGCTGGCtaccacaaaaccaaaaaccaccaGAACAAACACTCACCATTTTTTTCACTCTGGGTGAGGGGCTGGCTCccacaagacaaaaaacaaaaactaccagaaccaacattcacctttttttttcctgctctggATGAGGAGCTGGCTCCTctcacaagacaaaaacaaaaaatacaccagAACCAACACTCACCATTTTCTCGCTCTGGGTGAGGGGCTGGCTCTGGTGGGCACAGTCTGCTTGCCTCCACGCCCCCTCTTGGACCTGGACGCTGCCAGAGCAGCTgagtcttctcctcttccttctagcTGGCTGACCACCTTCTGCCAGCTCTGcactttctgctgctgctgctgttgcagactTTCTGCCTGGTCCATGgccacagacagcagactgaGGGTGCTGTCCTCCATGGCGTCCAGGCTCTGGGAGGTGCTGGAGCTCCGTGACAGGGTTCCAGAGGCTGAGCTCAAGCTGTCCTTCAGGTCTGCACCCATCTGGGAGTAGGGGTGATCTGAAAAGACTGCCGACCACAGGCTTTCGCTCTCGTGACTCTCCGGCACCTGCTGGTTTTGCTGTCCTGGAAAATGCAGAGGGTTTGTTGAGTGCTCAAGATCCAAGGGCAGAGATGGAAATATATACACCCATGCATTTCTATAAAAGAATATTTATtcttattagtgtgtgtgtgtgtgtgtgtgtgatattttaagCATGTTAAAGATTTAAAATTAGTGTTACCTGCACTCATCAAGCACATACTGCAATTGTACAAAAGCATATGCATCTGAATACAAATTAAGCAGTTATTATACTTTGTAGGCCTTATGTACATGCAATGTAATGTACATAATATTCATAGTACATACCAACATCCAGAGGGAAGTTCTCAAAGTCAATCAATGATTCCAATGCAGAGGTGAAATCCCCTTCAAAGTCGTCATTTAAGTCCACAACAGTGTCACTgaccaaactgcacacacacaccattctttatGTGATATTTTCAATACATAAAACATTGTTGCCATTCATCAGAGCCAGTATTTCACCATAAAATAAAAAGTTCCACTGATCTGGCAAAGATTAACTTAAAAATAAATTGCTGACTTATATCAATAACAGTACATTTATATAgtactttcaaacatctcaaagtgCTTTATAATAACACTTCAATCAGGCACAAAGCATACAATAAGTGAataacatataatatatattcaaacacaaaaacacacacacacaaacacagatggaacaaatgacaaaaatcatgtatgatatatataaataaaaactcACCCCATATTGGAACCAATGTCAGCTTCTAACTCATGTGTAGACATATTCATTTTGTCCAAGAAGTAGTCAAGATCACTTGGTTCAAGTTCCAGCTCCAGCTCCAACCCTGGCGGGCCACCACTTTCTTCTATTTTATCTTCTTTCATTTTCCAGCCAGAACTGCTTGCATTTGTGTTATCCATGTCAGACCTTTTGATCAAAACAAAGTTCACATATTACGTACAAACTACATGCAGGTTTCCCAACTGTACAAGATCATATATAATTAACAGTATTgtgaaaacaaataataaaagtaAATCTAAAAAAATACTTCCAATCTCCTGCAGAGCAGAGTTAGATGCAGAATTTTCAAAGGCTGTCCCCTgtcttcagataaaaaaaaaacaacccaaacttaAGCTAGCTAAAATCAAGAACTGAAAGTGAAATGGTGAGAAATGTGAACTAAAATCATTGAtttgcaataaaaaaacaacaacaactactgcctaataaaaatcaaaaagaagaaagaccaaACTGAATTCCCTAAAAAGcacaaataacaaaaattaaagaaCACCCAG
Encoded here:
- the LOC143286312 gene encoding uncharacterized protein LOC143286312, coding for MTLIMVSIPSFTNRKSDMDNTNASSSGWKMKEDKIEESGGPPGLELELELEPSDLDYFLDKMNMSTHELEADIGSNMGLVSDTVVDLNDDFEGDFTSALESLIDFENFPLDVGQQNQQVPESHESESLWSAVFSDHPYSQMGADLKDSLSSASGTLSRSSSTSQSLDAMEDSTLSLLSVAMDQAESLQQQQQQKVQSWQKVVSQLEGRGEDSAALAASRSKRGRGGKQTVPTRASPSPRARKWSTLNEREQIESIMALSDIINTQLGVRERLEAIRIINPKSMVSPTDEEFVLDTKSITNASFIKLQRFVRRHADDCGRKKPSPQKQPQQKKRGRGGRRDKKSSQQIMLNPLLKTEEQREREAKSGFFLHEVRMSVCNATPDDDDGEDLNILD